The genomic segment ttaagaCAGAAATGCATAGTGCAAAAAACACACGATTTATCAAAACATGATGCTACAGCAGTCATATCACTGGAGAGAGTCAGGCACAGCAAGCTGGAGCTGTGTATCCACTTACAGTATGAAGCAAAGGTTTCTACTTCACTTCTGTATATTGCATCTTTGATCATCAATGTGATTAGTCATCAGTATGTACTGTATCTGCAATAAGTGCCTATTCATTTGCAGAAGCCAATCAATGTATTCTACCGCAGCATAacgtttctttcctttcagagCAAaggtgttatttttattattatgttatcggAAACTGCTTCCTTAAAATAGTTCTAGTTGACTGTGCAGAGACGCTGTCTGTGCACATTAAtgaaaggacacacacacttttttttttcaatctttttgTTAACCAGGAAGTTTCTTAATATACATGATCTGTTTTGCGGGTGGGACCTGGCCTAAATTGCAGCATAAAGTAAATTCCCCAaagttacataaaaaaatatgatcatttacaaCCATCACATCTAACAGCAAAATAGCACTACCACATCTGCCAAAACATCTGTTACACATAAGTATAATATGTTTAAGTACTGATCGATTCACTTGCTagataattgatttttaaaaaatgaattgagGAAGTCCACTGGTCTGAAGCTGCACTCACCAAACATGTCCTTGAGCAAGGTACATTACTTGCAACAGTCTACCTAGAAACAGGAGAGGTAGACGGTCAATGTTACTGTGGAAGTGTGGAGTAAAGACAGAGATTAAGAGGAGATCAACACTCTAGTTTTATCCTCCTGCATGTGTCTCATCTTACAGCAGCACCGAGCTTCGGGAACTGTCaggaaacagaaggattaaacctctgatccgaGAGAGAAGGAGAGTCTGCTTTATCTGGCTACCATTAGATTTGGTCGAGAAATCAATTTACCTCATCTATAcggtggcaaaaaaaaaaggtgcaaaagTTTGTTTTGTACTTTAGGGCCACCGTACATCAACTCAGAGTCCACCTTTGATCATTTAGACCTGTTTGCTCAAACTACGTGTTGTGTGATGGAGAAAGACTGAACATTAAATTGAAGATCTGCATGCTACAAACAGTTTCTAACCTTTCTTAAGCATTACACTCAGCCACAGGAGTTGAATGACGACTGATTTGAGTTAAACCCTGATCACCACAGGTCTGAACCAAAAGTGGAGACTGGAGACGGGCTCAATGTTGATCTGCGGCACATCTCAACGTCAGACTGTCAGACAAAACGTGCAGAGAGAGTCTGTGAGATTTTAGTGATGGGCGGAGACGTGACAGAGACGTTACACACAGACTCTGAACAGCCAGAGAAGATCCGTGCGGTTCCCATCCACCGGCGTCCCGACCTGCTGGTCCCCTGCGCTGACCTGGTCAACTCCGAGTGGCAGAGGAGCCAAGCCGCCCGCGTTCACTCCCTGCAGAAGTCCTGCTCAGAGTTCCCCGTCTGCCTGGTTCTCCTGCAGGGCCACAGGGAGACGGAGCGGCTGCTGGGCCACGCCAGGCTGTCCCAGGTCGTAGGTCACAGCGGCAGTCTGTTTGTGGAGTCGGTGGTTGTGTCCAAGGCGGAGCGGGGGAAGGGCTACGGCCGGACTCTGATGGAGGAGACTGAGCGCTACGCCAAAAGCCGAGGGTTCAAGCGCTTGTGCCTGACCACCCACGACAAGCAGCACTTCTACGCCCACATCGGCTACGTGCTTTCGACGCCGGTGCAGAACGCAGGCTCCATGACGTCGTTTGTTCCCATGGAGATGCTGCTGAGGTTCTCCAGAATGCCGAGCGAAGAGGCCCCGAAACCACCACAGCCAACACGAACAGAGACGGATGCTCAAGTACATAAAGAGAGCAGAGACTCAAGAGGGGCTTGTGTTGTAGGGTCACCTCCACCTTCTAGTTTACCTCCtcttccaccaccaccaccaccaccacctcctcctccctccatcccttctgcccctcctcttcctcctcctttatctgtccctccatcacctccttcttccatccctcctcctcctcctcagtctgTAGGGCAGCCGGTGGTTCAGACTCTCACTGAGACTCCCTACAGAGACGCTAAGGGTGTAGCCATCTTTTGGATGCACAAAGACATCTGAagaacacacactgaacaaGACACtgaacacagatacacaaagcGCACACACAACTATGGTTTACTCAGACACAGAAAAAGAGTGACGAAGGAAAACTCTAGAAATAGAAATGTGTTCGTAAAccaaagaaatacagaaaacaagtgttcatttacacattcatacacactcatgcacagtGTGAAGGCTTTTATGTGACACACAGTAAATTCAAAACTGATTAAATTCAGTTTGGGTACATTAAATTTTAGTTTTCACTTCCAAATAATTGATTTAGATACACAAACTTTTTCTTAAATActatttattcactttattgAAAATTGTCAATTTATAGATGTTTGATCTCTTTGCTGCATATGCTGGAGCTCCAgtgactaaaataaaataattggttTAAGTGTCATTGCGTGGAGGCAAAAACCAACCCCCCAAAAATTTGTTTTGTAACCTAAGTAAGCCAACGGTTAAATGGAAATAGGAAATAATACCCACCAAATGTTTGCACTCTATGTAGAAATGAatatagaaaacaaaatgaatttgGATGAATATGTGTCCTTTTAAACAACTCAGAAGTCAAAATTCAGTCATTATCTGCTGCTACTTTTGAATGATGTGACATTGTGATGTTGTGCCTTGATGAACTGCCAGAGAACTGAAGCCTTATTCAAGTTTGAACcatattttaatattgatgAAAGTGATGGAAATCTTATATCTGTTGTTTCACTGGTGAAAAATTATGGAAATAAAGAGATTTAGAGAAATATTTGGttgtcattttatttcctgtcagcATTTGTAATAATCACATAAAGTATGGAAGGTGTTAAAATGATCTCAGAGCACAATGAACTCTTATCTTAGCGGTGTTTCTCTCTCCTGTCAGGAAGGACACATCAGTGGATGAGCAGCCATGGTGCTGTctcacctccctctctcctccctctgcctcctcttcctctctcccctcctctgcaCCTCCTTGTCACACACTTCCACCCGTGGATACACTGTGCCTGCCATGGCTGCAGCAGGCCCGATCCTGCAGAACCGGCCCTTTGTTGTGGTGTGGAACATGCCCACAGCGCACTGTCAGGACCGCTACGACATCCACCTGGACCTGAGAGACTTCGATATAGTGAAGAACCAAGAGCAGAGCTTCCAGGGACAGGTGATTGATCTCACTGGGTGGAGTATGGTGTCATCAAAGGGATTAATACTACAGTTCtcagtacaaaataaaaatgtatttgacataGATTTACTgtattaagaaataaaatgatatatagGCACATGAAATACATTTCCAGTACACTTTTATAATAttgattataatattataatataattttgtTATTATGGGTTAACAAGGCTGATATTACAGATGTCTTAGGTCTAAAACCACTAGAATGTTTTGCCAGCCCTTTAACTGGATCATTTTCATGCTAATACTTTTTTAGGTTCATAATTCAAAGTCTTGAATTTCACTTGAAACACCTGATTCACTTTTGACATTGTTCTCACATTTCTGTGAAGCTGCACTGATTCATTTTATGGTCATCTGGGGGCAGAACATTCTACAAAGCTGTTGTCAATACAATATAATCTTGCCTTATAAGGTTGTTATGGCTAACATGTTGGAGTTTTATCTCTCCCCAAATGACGAATGTAAGCAAACAATCACTTTCAGCTTTTGGTTTGGTCTACATCAACTTCAGAGACAAATATTCAGCTTTTGTGCTCctatattacagtaaatgtgctgtaaaacaaaacaacaagctcAAAGGGTCTGTAGAGTTGAGAGGCATGGTGATGATTCTCATGTGGATAAATGTTCAAACCTTTCAGAAAATGACTATCTTCTACCGGGACCACCTGGGGATATACCCATACCTGTCCCAGGATGGCAGAGAGGTGAACGGAGGAATCCCGCAGCTCGGTAACCTCGCCACTCACCTTCCACTTGCAGAGATGCAGATATCCAGCATGTTGCAGCCAAACTTCACCGGTTTAGCTGTTATCGACTGGGAAGAGTGGCAGCCACTGTGGAAGAGAAACTTTGGGACCAAGATAGTGTACAGGACACTGTCCAAGCTGCtggtga from the Scomber japonicus isolate fScoJap1 chromosome 4, fScoJap1.pri, whole genome shotgun sequence genome contains:
- the LOC128357342 gene encoding N-alpha-acetyltransferase 80, with protein sequence MGGDVTETLHTDSEQPEKIRAVPIHRRPDLLVPCADLVNSEWQRSQAARVHSLQKSCSEFPVCLVLLQGHRETERLLGHARLSQVVGHSGSLFVESVVVSKAERGKGYGRTLMEETERYAKSRGFKRLCLTTHDKQHFYAHIGYVLSTPVQNAGSMTSFVPMEMLLRFSRMPSEEAPKPPQPTRTETDAQVHKESRDSRGACVVGSPPPSSLPPLPPPPPPPPPPPSIPSAPPLPPPLSVPPSPPSSIPPPPPQSVGQPVVQTLTETPYRDAKGVAIFWMHKDI